From the Acidilutibacter cellobiosedens genome, one window contains:
- a CDS encoding ABC transporter ATP-binding protein produces MTNNNKVLIEVRDLKKYFAVGRGLTLKAVDGVSFFIREGETLGLVGESGCGKSTVGRTIIGLYQATDGEVIFEGMNVAQLDKNERKNFTRKAQMIFQDPYASLNPRMTVTDIIGEGIDIHGLYHGHERQKRIYELLELVGLSREHASRFPHEFSGGQRQRIGVARALAIEPEFIVCDEPISALDVSIQAQVVNLLEDLQSNLGLTYLFIAHDLSMVKHISDRIAVMYLGAIVELAESHELYERPYHPYTQALLSAVPIPDPEIEAKKKRIILEGEVPSPVNPLPGCKFQERCRFVEDICKKEAPQLKELRPDHFVACHMVNKVNNIK; encoded by the coding sequence ATGACTAATAATAACAAAGTTCTTATAGAAGTGAGAGATTTGAAGAAATATTTTGCAGTAGGAAGAGGTCTCACATTAAAAGCAGTAGACGGCGTAAGTTTTTTTATACGAGAAGGAGAAACTTTAGGACTTGTAGGTGAGTCGGGCTGTGGTAAATCAACTGTAGGAAGAACTATAATCGGATTATATCAGGCGACAGACGGAGAGGTAATATTTGAAGGCATGAATGTAGCTCAGCTTGACAAAAATGAAAGAAAGAATTTTACCAGAAAGGCTCAGATGATATTTCAGGATCCCTATGCATCTTTAAATCCGAGGATGACTGTTACTGATATTATCGGAGAAGGAATAGATATTCACGGATTGTATCATGGACATGAAAGACAAAAAAGGATATATGAACTTTTGGAATTGGTAGGACTCAGCAGAGAACATGCCAGCAGATTTCCTCATGAATTCAGCGGAGGTCAGAGGCAGAGAATCGGAGTGGCGAGAGCTTTGGCAATAGAACCGGAATTTATAGTGTGTGATGAGCCTATATCTGCTTTGGACGTATCAATTCAGGCTCAGGTAGTAAATCTTCTTGAAGACCTCCAATCGAATTTAGGGTTGACTTATTTATTCATAGCTCATGATTTGAGTATGGTTAAGCATATATCCGACAGAATTGCCGTAATGTATCTGGGGGCAATAGTGGAACTTGCGGAAAGCCATGAATTATATGAAAGACCGTATCATCCTTATACTCAGGCTCTACTTTCGGCAGTGCCAATACCTGATCCTGAGATAGAAGCTAAAAAGAAAAGAATAATATTGGAAGGAGAAGTACCAAGTCCTGTAAATCCTTTACCAGGCTGTAAATTTCAGGAGAGATGCAGATTTGTTGAAGATATATGTAAAAAAGAAGCACCCCAACTGAAAGAATTGAGACCGGATCATTTTGTGGCTTGTCATATGGTAAACAAGGTAAATAATATTAAATAA
- the gatB gene encoding Asp-tRNA(Asn)/Glu-tRNA(Gln) amidotransferase subunit GatB, with amino-acid sequence MKYKTLIGLEIHVELMTKSKLFCGCSTEFGGEANTHCCPVCLGLPGALPVINKKAVEYCIKAGLAFNCNIAKITKMDRKNYFYPDLVKGYQISQYDVPICSGGYVEIEREGKPKKIRLIRIHVEEDTGKSIHSEKGETLMDFNRSGVPLIEIVTEPDMNSPEEARSFLEKLKATLRYIEVSDCKMEEGSLRCDVNINVVEESTGKKSKIIEMKNINSFKGVVKALEYEEKRHRDLLSQGKDTVRETRRWDEIRNETVVMRRKEGVSDYRYFPEPDLVKMEIKGEWIENIRKNFPELPQEKKERFMREYGLPEYDSEVLTGTKELADFFEKTSKYVDDYKQVSNWIMGDILRRLKDEDMQIEDIRFNPMEFAELLNMVNKGEIGNNIGKKVLKEMFETGQSPKDIVRDKGLIQMNDEEEIKDIVNTVITENPQSVADFKNGKNRAIGFLVGQVMKKTKGKANPQIVNKLILEIIKAK; translated from the coding sequence ATGAAATATAAAACCTTAATAGGTCTTGAAATACATGTGGAGCTTATGACTAAGTCAAAATTGTTTTGTGGCTGCAGTACGGAATTTGGCGGAGAAGCAAATACCCATTGCTGTCCTGTCTGCTTGGGACTTCCGGGAGCGCTTCCTGTAATAAATAAAAAAGCAGTGGAATATTGTATAAAAGCAGGCCTTGCCTTTAACTGCAATATAGCAAAGATTACGAAGATGGACAGAAAGAATTATTTTTATCCTGATTTGGTTAAGGGATACCAGATTTCTCAATATGATGTTCCTATTTGCAGCGGGGGATACGTGGAAATAGAAAGGGAAGGCAAACCGAAAAAGATAAGACTTATAAGAATTCATGTGGAAGAGGATACGGGAAAGTCCATTCATTCGGAAAAAGGGGAAACTCTCATGGATTTTAACAGAAGCGGAGTTCCTTTAATAGAAATAGTTACTGAACCTGATATGAATTCTCCTGAAGAAGCAAGGAGTTTTTTGGAAAAGCTCAAGGCCACCTTAAGATATATTGAAGTATCTGATTGCAAAATGGAGGAAGGTTCTTTAAGATGCGATGTCAATATAAATGTAGTTGAAGAATCCACAGGGAAGAAAAGCAAGATAATCGAGATGAAAAATATCAATTCCTTTAAAGGAGTAGTAAAAGCGCTGGAGTATGAGGAAAAAAGGCATAGGGATCTTTTGTCTCAGGGTAAGGATACTGTAAGGGAAACCAGAAGATGGGATGAGATCAGAAATGAAACTGTTGTTATGAGGAGAAAAGAAGGAGTTTCAGATTATAGATATTTTCCGGAACCGGATCTTGTCAAAATGGAAATTAAAGGAGAATGGATTGAAAATATACGAAAAAATTTTCCTGAACTTCCTCAAGAAAAAAAGGAAAGATTTATGCGGGAGTATGGTTTACCTGAATATGATTCGGAAGTACTTACAGGGACAAAAGAATTAGCCGATTTCTTTGAGAAGACATCCAAATATGTTGATGATTATAAGCAGGTAAGCAATTGGATAATGGGAGATATCTTAAGAAGACTAAAAGATGAGGATATGCAGATAGAAGATATCAGATTTAATCCTATGGAATTTGCAGAATTATTGAATATGGTAAATAAAGGTGAAATCGGAAATAACATAGGCAAAAAGGTTTTAAAGGAAATGTTTGAAACCGGTCAATCACCGAAGGATATTGTTAGGGACAAAGGATTGATCCAAATGAATGATGAGGAAGAAATAAAGGATATTGTCAACACGGTGATAACCGAAAATCCTCAATCTGTGGCAGATTTCAAAAATGGTAAGAATAGAGCCATAGGATTTTTGGTAGGCCAGGTTATGAAAAAAACTAAAGGAAAAGCAAATCCTCAAATCGTTAATAAGTTAATACTTGAAATTATTAAAGCAAAATGA
- a CDS encoding hydroxymyristoyl-ACP dehydratase, with protein MIIACNENCIYQEEGVCKLNYATFSSGTPLGTCPYFKEKKKEEKNKDGI; from the coding sequence TTGATCATTGCATGTAACGAAAATTGCATATATCAAGAAGAAGGAGTATGTAAACTAAATTATGCTACTTTTTCCTCCGGAACCCCTCTCGGAACCTGCCCATATTTTAAGGAAAAGAAAAAAGAAGAAAAAAATAAAGACGGAATTTAA
- a CDS encoding ABC transporter ATP-binding protein: MENIENKERLLLDVKDLYVSFDTYAGEVQAVRGVTFHVNRGETLAIVGESGCGKSVTAQTVMQLIPMPPGRIKGGNIFFEGKDLSKYSDKQMEKVRGKDISMIFQDPMTSLNPTMKIGKQIMEGLMKHQKLPKDEAKKRAIEMLKLVGLPNPGKRADQYPHEFSGGMRQRAMIAIALACNPKLLIADEPTTALDVTIQAQIMELMKDLQVKLDTAIILITHDLGVVAKVADRIAVMYAGVIIESGTSEEIFHHPQHPYTWGLLKSVPRLDMETKGRLVPIYGTPPDLFAPPKGCPFAPRCDYAMKVCKTYGPVRTNLTESHYTHCWLQHEWAPKVDDKFAKGGAV; encoded by the coding sequence ATGGAAAATATAGAAAACAAAGAAAGACTTTTATTAGATGTAAAGGATTTGTATGTATCTTTTGATACCTATGCAGGTGAAGTGCAAGCAGTCAGAGGAGTAACCTTTCATGTAAACAGAGGAGAAACTTTGGCCATTGTAGGAGAATCAGGTTGCGGAAAATCCGTTACAGCCCAAACCGTTATGCAGTTAATTCCTATGCCACCGGGGAGAATTAAAGGCGGGAATATATTTTTTGAGGGAAAAGATTTATCTAAATACAGTGATAAACAGATGGAAAAAGTCAGAGGCAAGGATATAAGTATGATATTTCAGGACCCTATGACTTCACTTAATCCTACTATGAAGATAGGTAAACAAATAATGGAAGGATTAATGAAGCATCAAAAATTGCCTAAAGATGAAGCAAAAAAAAGAGCCATTGAAATGCTCAAACTTGTGGGGCTTCCAAATCCGGGAAAAAGAGCGGATCAATATCCCCATGAGTTCAGCGGCGGAATGAGACAGCGTGCCATGATAGCCATAGCTTTGGCTTGCAATCCTAAACTTTTAATAGCCGATGAGCCTACTACGGCTCTTGACGTTACTATACAGGCACAGATAATGGAACTTATGAAGGATTTGCAGGTAAAACTTGATACGGCGATAATATTGATTACCCATGATCTGGGAGTTGTAGCCAAAGTTGCGGATAGAATAGCCGTTATGTACGCGGGGGTTATTATAGAAAGCGGAACAAGTGAGGAAATATTCCATCATCCTCAGCATCCTTATACCTGGGGACTATTGAAGTCGGTTCCGAGGCTTGACATGGAGACAAAGGGAAGGCTTGTGCCGATATATGGAACTCCTCCGGATCTGTTCGCTCCTCCTAAGGGATGTCCCTTTGCACCAAGATGTGATTATGCAATGAAGGTCTGCAAAACTTATGGCCCTGTAAGAACCAATTTGACAGAAAGCCATTATACTCATTGTTGGTTGCAACATGAATGGGCTCCTAAGGTTGACGACAAATTTGCTAAAGGAGGTGCGGTATAA
- a CDS encoding ABC transporter permease, whose product MLRYTVKRTLMAILTLWVIITITFFLMHSIPGDPFTDQKKIPAEIMEKLKMKYGLDKPLIVQYGTYLKNILKGDLGDSMKYKNRSVNDMLRDGFPASFKIGIYALALGAGLGILFGIAAALHRGKAIDYFVIVLAVIGVSVPSFVFAALFQWIFGVWLEVLPVARWGTPAHYIMPVCALGASYIAYIARMMRTSMLDVLNQDYIRTARAKGLSSFAVTWKHTIRNAILPIVTILGVSFAGIVVGSFVIESIFAVPGIGKYFVQSITQQDYTLIMGTTIFYAAILILMMYIVDLFYGVVDPRIRLE is encoded by the coding sequence ATGTTAAGGTATACTGTGAAAAGAACTTTAATGGCTATCTTGACTCTGTGGGTAATAATTACAATAACGTTTTTTCTAATGCATTCCATTCCGGGAGATCCTTTTACGGACCAGAAAAAAATTCCCGCGGAAATAATGGAAAAGCTGAAGATGAAATATGGGTTAGATAAGCCTTTAATAGTTCAGTATGGAACTTATTTAAAAAATATTTTGAAGGGTGATCTTGGAGATTCTATGAAGTACAAAAACAGATCGGTAAATGACATGCTCAGAGACGGTTTTCCCGCATCGTTTAAAATAGGAATATATGCATTGGCTCTGGGAGCGGGACTGGGAATTTTATTTGGAATAGCTGCGGCACTTCATAGAGGGAAAGCCATCGATTATTTTGTTATTGTTTTAGCAGTAATAGGGGTTTCCGTTCCGAGTTTTGTATTTGCGGCACTTTTTCAATGGATATTCGGGGTTTGGCTTGAAGTTCTTCCCGTTGCCAGATGGGGGACTCCGGCTCACTATATAATGCCTGTCTGTGCATTGGGAGCAAGTTATATTGCTTATATTGCAAGAATGATGAGGACAAGTATGCTTGACGTTTTAAACCAGGATTATATCAGGACTGCCAGGGCAAAGGGACTTTCAAGCTTTGCGGTTACGTGGAAACATACAATCAGAAACGCCATTCTTCCGATAGTTACGATTCTTGGAGTTTCCTTTGCAGGAATTGTTGTCGGATCCTTTGTTATAGAGAGTATATTTGCCGTTCCCGGAATAGGTAAATATTTTGTTCAGAGTATTACTCAGCAGGATTATACTCTTATCATGGGAACAACTATATTTTATGCGGCAATACTGATACTGATGATGTATATAGTTGATTTGTTCTATGGTGTAGTAGATCCCAGAATAAGATTGGAATAG
- a CDS encoding peptide ABC transporter substrate-binding protein, with translation MRKHKWLLLLLVVVMVLSAVLTGCGKSEEPATNGENEEEKKEEKTEKLAAEQVLRINWGSEPPDLDPQTTTDQVSMEILNACMEGLVRLNPDGTVGKGLAESYEKKDTESGGEIWTFKLRDAKWSDGTPITAKDFEDAWFRAIDPEVAAQYSYQLTDTAGIKNADKFFAGEITDRSQVGIKAVDDKTFQVELTRKVPFFLSLTSFVTFVPAQSAAVTNFGDTYASAADKMVYSGPYVISEWNHEQNLNLKKNDSYWDAETVKLQEIKGDMITDSNTYINLYDTDELDVTAVPSDFLEKYKGSSEYGSVAEATTWYIQYNCEDEYLKNLNIRKGLSFAIDAKSFVDNVLANGSILADGLTPTLLPGKGGKEFAENRKELLDNKEYTFPAFDAAKAKEYFEAGLKELGITAQQFQEHTTFLTGESDTAKKQAAAIQSMWKQNLGIDVKIETVSFKIRVDRYDRKDYTTTFAGWGADYNDPLTFMDLWVTGAGNNTAFWSNAAYDEDIKKAVNGEGDERIDAMLDAEKILAEELPVFPIWYNARNFVQKPYVKDVIRFPVGADLEFKWTYIIEH, from the coding sequence ATGAGAAAACACAAATGGTTACTGCTTCTTTTAGTGGTGGTAATGGTATTATCCGCAGTATTAACAGGTTGCGGTAAATCAGAAGAGCCTGCAACCAATGGCGAAAATGAAGAAGAGAAAAAGGAAGAAAAAACTGAAAAATTGGCGGCAGAACAGGTTTTAAGGATAAACTGGGGTTCGGAACCACCGGATTTGGATCCTCAGACTACGACAGACCAGGTATCCATGGAAATTCTCAATGCATGTATGGAAGGCCTTGTAAGGCTTAATCCCGATGGGACAGTCGGAAAAGGTCTTGCCGAAAGCTATGAGAAGAAGGATACGGAATCCGGCGGAGAAATTTGGACTTTCAAGTTGAGAGATGCAAAATGGTCCGACGGAACACCGATAACCGCTAAGGATTTTGAAGACGCATGGTTCAGAGCAATAGACCCAGAAGTAGCTGCTCAATATTCCTATCAGCTTACCGATACGGCAGGAATTAAAAATGCCGACAAGTTCTTTGCAGGAGAGATAACCGATAGATCTCAGGTAGGAATAAAAGCAGTTGACGATAAGACGTTCCAAGTTGAATTGACGAGAAAAGTGCCTTTCTTCCTGAGTTTGACATCATTTGTAACATTTGTTCCTGCGCAATCCGCAGCTGTTACGAATTTCGGAGATACTTACGCTTCCGCTGCCGACAAGATGGTTTACAGCGGCCCGTATGTAATAAGCGAATGGAATCATGAACAGAATCTGAATTTAAAGAAAAACGACAGCTATTGGGATGCTGAAACAGTTAAGCTTCAGGAGATAAAAGGAGATATGATTACAGACAGCAATACTTATATAAATCTTTATGATACCGATGAACTTGATGTAACGGCAGTTCCTTCAGATTTCCTTGAAAAATACAAAGGCAGTTCGGAATATGGATCTGTTGCCGAAGCTACTACTTGGTACATCCAATATAATTGCGAAGATGAATATTTAAAGAATTTAAATATCAGAAAAGGTCTTAGTTTTGCAATAGATGCAAAATCCTTTGTTGACAATGTATTGGCTAATGGTTCTATACTTGCTGATGGACTTACCCCGACACTTCTTCCGGGTAAAGGGGGAAAGGAATTTGCCGAGAACAGAAAAGAACTGTTGGATAACAAAGAATATACTTTCCCGGCATTTGATGCGGCAAAGGCAAAGGAATATTTTGAAGCAGGCCTTAAGGAATTGGGAATCACTGCTCAGCAGTTCCAAGAACATACGACATTCCTTACGGGAGAGTCCGATACCGCTAAGAAGCAAGCGGCAGCAATTCAGAGCATGTGGAAGCAGAATTTAGGAATTGATGTTAAAATAGAAACAGTATCATTTAAGATTAGAGTTGACAGGTATGACAGAAAAGATTATACAACGACATTTGCAGGCTGGGGCGCAGACTACAACGATCCGCTGACCTTTATGGACCTTTGGGTAACCGGCGCAGGAAACAATACGGCTTTCTGGTCGAATGCAGCATATGACGAGGATATCAAGAAGGCAGTAAACGGTGAAGGCGACGAAAGAATAGATGCAATGCTCGATGCCGAAAAGATATTGGCCGAAGAACTTCCTGTATTCCCAATATGGTATAATGCAAGAAACTTTGTTCAAAAGCCGTATGTTAAAGATGTTATAAGATTCCCTGTTGGTGCTGACCTTGAGTTTAAGTGGACATATATAATAGAACATTAA
- a CDS encoding ABC transporter permease, whose product MADTNNVAKTDKMNLSKDMFEVVGKDVADYEKIVRPSLTYWADAWRRLKENKLAIFSLILLIIIVVMAFVGPKMRPWEYDYQDFTVINKGPNSVHWFGTDELGRDIFVRCWEGAKVSLFIALISTVINVTIGILYGGISGYVGGYADLIMMRIIEIIYSIPTLLWVILLMVVLGQGLGTIIIAISITGWGGMARIVRGQVLQLKQMEFVLAAKTLGADSSRIITRHLVPNTMGPIIINLTFQVPGAIFTEAMLSYIGLGLPEPYASWGTLAQRGARLFLIYPYQLAFPAVLICVTMLAFNLLGDGLRDSLDPRLRT is encoded by the coding sequence ATGGCAGATACAAATAATGTAGCTAAAACGGATAAAATGAATCTTTCCAAAGATATGTTTGAAGTAGTGGGAAAAGATGTTGCAGATTATGAAAAAATAGTCAGACCGAGTTTGACCTACTGGGCTGATGCTTGGAGAAGACTTAAAGAAAATAAATTGGCAATTTTCAGTTTAATATTGTTGATTATTATTGTGGTTATGGCTTTTGTGGGACCTAAGATGAGACCATGGGAATATGATTATCAGGATTTTACCGTTATAAACAAAGGACCTAACAGTGTTCATTGGTTTGGAACCGATGAATTAGGAAGGGATATATTTGTAAGATGTTGGGAAGGCGCTAAGGTTTCCTTATTCATAGCTTTGATTTCTACGGTTATTAATGTAACCATAGGAATACTTTACGGTGGAATTTCAGGCTATGTAGGAGGGTATGCAGACCTCATAATGATGCGTATTATTGAAATTATATATTCCATACCTACTCTGTTATGGGTAATACTTCTTATGGTTGTATTGGGGCAAGGTTTGGGAACGATTATTATAGCCATATCCATAACAGGATGGGGAGGCATGGCGAGAATAGTAAGAGGTCAGGTTTTACAGTTAAAACAGATGGAGTTTGTCCTTGCAGCCAAAACTCTTGGTGCAGATTCGTCCAGAATAATAACCAGGCACTTAGTTCCAAATACAATGGGACCAATAATAATTAACTTAACTTTTCAAGTACCGGGTGCCATATTTACAGAAGCTATGTTATCCTATATAGGGTTAGGTCTTCCGGAACCGTATGCAAGCTGGGGAACTCTTGCTCAGAGAGGCGCAAGATTATTCCTGATCTATCCTTATCAGTTGGCGTTTCCGGCTGTATTAATATGTGTAACCATGCTTGCATTTAACTTACTTGGAGATGGTTTGAGAGATTCACTTGATCCAAGGTTAAGGACGTAA
- a CDS encoding peptide ABC transporter substrate-binding protein, whose amino-acid sequence MRKHKWLLLLLVVVMALSTVLVGCGKSETPAKDSEKKEEKDENAEEKLAAEQVLRINWGSEPPDMDPQTTTDQVSMEVLNACMEGLVRLNPDGTVGKGLAESYEKKDTESGGEIWTFKLRDAKWSDGTPITAKDFEDAWFRAISPDVASQYSYQLTDTAGIKNADKYFAGEITDKSQVGIKAVDDKTFQVELTRKVPFFLSLTSFTTFVPAQSAAVTKFGDTYASAPDKMVYSGPYVISEWNHEQNLNLKKNDSYWDAETVKLQEIKGDMITDSNTFINLYDTDELDLTGVPGDFLEKYKDSPEFGSAAQASTWYVQYNCEDEYLKNLNIRKGLSLAIDAKSFVDNVLANGSILADGLTPTLLPGKGGKEFAENRKEMLDKKEYTYPTFDKAKAKEYFDKGLKELGITSAEFEKHVTFLSDESDVAKKYAAAIQSMWKQNLGINIKIEAVSFKLRIDRYDRKDYTTTLAGWMADYNDPLTFMDLWVTGSGNNTAFWSNAKYDEDIKKAVNGEGDERIDAMLDGEKILAEELPIFPIWYNARNFLTKPYVKDVVRFPVGADLEFKWTYILEH is encoded by the coding sequence ATGAGAAAACACAAATGGCTTCTGCTTCTTTTAGTAGTGGTAATGGCATTGTCTACAGTATTAGTCGGTTGCGGCAAGAGTGAAACGCCGGCAAAAGACAGTGAGAAAAAAGAAGAAAAAGATGAGAATGCAGAAGAAAAGTTAGCGGCAGAACAAGTTTTAAGGATAAACTGGGGTTCAGAACCACCGGATATGGATCCTCAGACTACGACAGACCAGGTATCCATGGAAGTTCTTAACGCATGTATGGAAGGCCTTGTAAGGCTTAATCCCGATGGGACAGTCGGAAAAGGTCTTGCCGAAAGCTATGAGAAGAAGGATACGGAATCCGGCGGAGAAATTTGGACTTTCAAGTTGAGAGATGCAAAATGGTCCGACGGAACACCGATAACCGCTAAGGATTTTGAAGACGCATGGTTCAGAGCAATAAGTCCTGATGTAGCTTCTCAATATTCCTATCAGTTGACTGATACGGCAGGAATTAAAAATGCCGACAAGTATTTTGCAGGAGAGATAACAGACAAATCTCAGGTAGGAATAAAAGCAGTAGATGATAAGACGTTTCAAGTTGAATTGACGAGAAAAGTGCCTTTCTTCTTGAGCTTGACATCATTTACCACATTTGTTCCGGCTCAATCTGCAGCCGTTACAAAATTTGGTGATACTTACGCTTCCGCTCCAGATAAGATGGTTTACAGCGGCCCATATGTAATAAGCGAATGGAATCATGAACAGAATTTGAATTTAAAGAAAAACGACAGCTATTGGGATGCTGAAACAGTTAAGCTTCAGGAGATAAAAGGAGATATGATTACGGACAGCAATACTTTTATAAATCTTTATGATACCGATGAACTTGATCTGACAGGAGTTCCGGGAGATTTCCTTGAAAAATACAAAGACAGTCCTGAGTTCGGATCTGCTGCCCAAGCTTCTACTTGGTATGTCCAGTATAATTGCGAAGATGAATATTTAAAGAATTTAAATATCAGAAAAGGCCTTAGTTTAGCAATAGATGCAAAATCCTTTGTTGACAATGTATTGGCTAACGGTTCTATACTTGCCGATGGTCTTACACCAACTCTTCTTCCGGGTAAAGGCGGAAAGGAATTTGCTGAGAACAGAAAAGAAATGTTAGATAAGAAAGAATACACTTATCCTACATTTGATAAGGCAAAAGCAAAGGAATACTTTGATAAAGGTCTTAAAGAATTAGGTATTACGTCAGCAGAATTTGAAAAACACGTAACATTCCTCAGTGATGAGTCAGATGTCGCTAAGAAATATGCGGCAGCAATTCAGAGCATGTGGAAACAGAATTTAGGAATCAATATTAAAATAGAAGCGGTTTCATTTAAACTGAGAATTGACAGGTATGACAGAAAAGATTATACGACGACATTGGCAGGCTGGATGGCAGACTACAACGATCCGTTGACATTTATGGACCTTTGGGTAACCGGTTCAGGAAACAATACGGCTTTCTGGTCGAATGCAAAATATGATGAGGATATTAAGAAGGCAGTAAACGGTGAAGGCGACGAAAGAATAGATGCAATGCTCGATGGTGAAAAGATATTGGCTGAAGAGCTTCCAATATTCCCAATATGGTACAATGCGAGAAACTTCTTAACAAAACCGTATGTTAAAGATGTTGTAAGATTCCCTGTTGGTGCTGACCTTGAATTTAAGTGGACATATATATTAGAACATTAA
- a CDS encoding AIR synthase family protein — translation MEIGKLPNDVLEKIVFSNIKKKRDEVIVRAGVGRDNAIIDFNRDLCIISTDPITGTDKNIGKLAINISCNDIAVSGGEPLGVLLTIMAPPDTTVKDIENIMIEAGRAACELNVEIIGGHTEITAAVNRMVLSATVIGKQNRNKIIDPSKVKVGDKIIMTKWAGIEGTSIIVKEMGEKWKEKLSIDEYEDALNMDNLLSVLKEGVILGKLGANYMHDITEGGVYGAVWEASKVIEKGVKIWKENIPVKEVTKRICESFDINPYRLISSGSMLAVVPSGNIEEIKENFIKEGIKLSVIGEIIEEGIFVEEMGKKENISEPGSDELYKALSKLS, via the coding sequence ATGGAAATAGGAAAGCTGCCGAATGACGTACTTGAAAAGATAGTATTTTCAAATATAAAGAAAAAAAGAGATGAAGTTATTGTGAGAGCCGGAGTAGGAAGGGACAATGCAATAATTGACTTTAATAGAGATTTATGCATAATTTCAACAGATCCTATTACGGGAACTGATAAGAATATAGGTAAGTTAGCTATAAATATATCATGTAATGATATAGCAGTAAGCGGAGGTGAACCGTTGGGAGTACTTTTAACTATTATGGCTCCTCCGGACACTACTGTGAAAGATATTGAAAATATAATGATAGAAGCAGGCAGAGCCGCTTGTGAATTGAATGTGGAAATAATAGGAGGCCATACAGAAATAACCGCCGCAGTAAACAGAATGGTATTATCTGCTACTGTTATCGGAAAGCAGAACAGAAATAAAATAATTGATCCTTCTAAAGTTAAAGTGGGAGATAAAATAATAATGACTAAATGGGCAGGAATAGAAGGGACTTCTATTATAGTAAAGGAAATGGGAGAAAAATGGAAAGAGAAACTTTCCATAGATGAATATGAAGATGCTTTGAATATGGACAATTTACTAAGTGTTCTTAAAGAAGGAGTAATATTGGGAAAATTGGGAGCAAATTATATGCATGATATAACTGAAGGAGGGGTATACGGAGCAGTGTGGGAAGCTTCCAAGGTTATAGAAAAAGGAGTAAAGATATGGAAGGAAAATATTCCTGTTAAAGAAGTTACTAAAAGAATTTGCGAGTCTTTCGATATAAATCCTTACAGACTTATTTCCAGTGGGAGTATGCTTGCAGTAGTACCGTCGGGTAATATTGAAGAGATAAAAGAGAATTTTATAAAAGAAGGAATTAAATTGTCTGTTATTGGAGAGATAATAGAGGAAGGAATATTTGTCGAGGAAATGGGGAAAAAGGAAAATATTTCAGAACCAGGAAGTGATGAGCTTTATAAAGCCCTATCTAAATTAAGTTAA